From a region of the Triticum aestivum cultivar Chinese Spring chromosome 7D, IWGSC CS RefSeq v2.1, whole genome shotgun sequence genome:
- the LOC123167840 gene encoding uncharacterized protein, with the protein MDAAVSLHHHGALPATAASLPPHHHHRALHLRHPRHSSVSTRLAVTAAPSRAPRCSSSASGAPAHPAHASTSTTSSRAATGYAAALADASLRAGTLPGAARHARALLRRLKEPPRGQRLEEPDARVGALVRLLVGKGKAGMVADVMAEFAALCDHLLAPPPSSTSSKRAHAQAH; encoded by the coding sequence ATGGACGCGGCCGTGTCCCTGCACCACCATGGGGCGctccccgccaccgccgcctcactcccgccccaccaccaccaccgcgcGCTCCACCTCAGGCACCCGCGTCACTCCTCCGTCTCCACGCGCCTAGCCGTGACCGCGGCGCCGTCCAGGGCGCCCCGCTGCTCCTCGTCGGCCTCCGGCGCTCCGGCGCACCCGGCGCATGCCAGCACCAGCACCACCAGCAGCCGCGCCGCCACGGGGTACGCGGCCGCGCTGGCCGACGCGTCGCTCCGCGCGGGCACGCTGCCCGGGGCCGCCCGCCACGCGCGCGCCCTGCTCCGGCGCCTGAAGGAGCCTCCCCGCGGGCAGCGCCTGGAGGAGCCCGACGCGCGGGTGGGCGCCCTGGTGCGGCTGCTCGTCGGCAAGGGCAAGGCCGGCATGGTCGCCGACGTCATGGCCGAGTTCGCCGCCCTCTGCGACCACCTGctcgccccgccgccgtcctcgacctccAGCAAGCGCGCCCACGCCCAGGCCCACTAG
- the LOC123167839 gene encoding ras-related protein RABA3 — protein MEEDYVFKVVVIGDSGVGKTQLLGRFTRGDFCLDSKSTIGIEFQTRTVDIAGRRVKAQIWDTAGQERYRAVTSAYYRGALGAMLVYDVTRRDSFSHAARWVAELRAHADKSIVVALVGNKADLTAAAPGRREVGAEEAEAFAEEQGLFFYDASALSGDNVEAAFLGLLEEIHAAVSRKPLEAARGNGDGDDDVLVLKGISLSQELSMMETSAMKTPSRCSSCSS, from the coding sequence ATGGAGGAGGACTACGTGTTCAAGGTGGTGGTGATCGGCGACTCGGGGGTGGGGAAGACGCAGCTGCTGGGGCGCTTCACGCGGGGCGACTTCTGCCTCGACTCCAAGTCCACCATCGGCATCGAGTTCCAGACGCGCACCGTCGACATCGCCGGCCGCCGCGTCAAGGCCCAGATATGGGACACCGCCGGCCAGGAGCGCTACCGGGCCGTCACCAGCGCCTACTACCGGGGCGCGCTGGGCGCCATGCTCGTCTACGACGTCACGCGCCGGGACAGCTTCAGCCACGCCGCCAGGTGGGTCGCCGAGCTCCGCGCCCACGCCGACAAGTCCATCGTCGTCGCGCTCGTCGGCAACAAGgccgacctcaccgccgccgcgccgggGCGCCGCGAGGTGGgggccgaagaggccgaggccttCGCCGAGGAGCAGGGGCTCTTCTTCTACGACGCGTCCGCGCTGAGCGGCGACAACGTCGAGGCCGCCTTCCTCGGCCTGCTCGAGGAGATCCACGCCGCCGTGTCCAGGAAGCCGCTGGAGGCGGCGAGAGGCAACGGTGATGGCGACGACGACGTCCTGGTGCTCAAGGGCATTTCTCTGTCTCAAGAGCTCTCCATGATGGAGACCAGCGCCATGAAAACACCAAGCAGGTGCTCTTCATGCTCCTCGTGA